One stretch of Hymenobacter chitinivorans DSM 11115 DNA includes these proteins:
- a CDS encoding T9SS type A sorting domain-containing protein has protein sequence MAQTPGFVRWNLEANNQDNAAVRSGLTGAPSTFKRLVISDGLVPTNATAYAPYTAGLGQAFAVLSNGGGWSSNATPPGPGSAPRRTFYTQFQATATAATRLDSLILDASVASSAAGKIAVMYSLSNFVSDSASITAAKGPAISNSTVTQPGGLLPATANGTFGTGTGTSNAGAVLPQYATGGVPSTFRFALTNGAGLALASGQTLTVRLYFGVGSSSVGRYVFLRNVTLKSTQPALASKQAVAKQSLNVYPNPAQDFLAVAHPAAAKGATVAVYSSNGQKVASLAAQPNSTATEVRLSTLTAGIYLVEYNDGQQRITSKVVKQ, from the coding sequence ATGGCCCAAACGCCCGGTTTCGTACGCTGGAACCTGGAGGCCAACAACCAGGACAACGCCGCCGTGCGCTCCGGCCTCACCGGCGCTCCTTCGACCTTCAAGCGCCTGGTAATTTCCGACGGCCTGGTGCCCACCAACGCCACGGCCTACGCACCTTACACGGCCGGTCTGGGCCAGGCGTTTGCCGTATTGTCGAATGGCGGCGGCTGGAGCTCTAACGCTACGCCTCCCGGCCCCGGCAGCGCACCCCGCCGCACGTTCTACACGCAGTTTCAGGCCACCGCTACCGCTGCCACCCGCCTCGACTCGCTGATTCTGGACGCCTCGGTAGCCAGCTCGGCCGCTGGTAAAATTGCGGTGATGTACTCGCTGAGCAACTTTGTGTCCGACTCGGCCAGCATCACGGCGGCCAAGGGCCCGGCTATTTCCAACTCCACCGTAACCCAGCCCGGCGGTTTGCTGCCGGCTACTGCCAATGGCACCTTCGGCACGGGCACGGGCACTTCCAATGCCGGCGCGGTACTGCCCCAGTACGCCACGGGCGGCGTGCCCAGCACCTTCCGCTTCGCCCTGACCAACGGGGCCGGCCTGGCCCTGGCGTCGGGTCAGACCCTGACCGTGCGCCTGTACTTCGGCGTGGGCAGCAGCAGCGTGGGCCGCTACGTATTCCTGCGCAACGTAACGCTGAAGAGCACCCAGCCCGCCCTGGCCAGCAAGCAGGCCGTGGCTAAGCAAAGCCTGAACGTATATCCCAACCCCGCCCAGGATTTCTTGGCCGTAGCGCACCCCGCCGCCGCCAAAGGTGCTACGGTAGCCGTGTATTCCTCGAACGGTCAGAAAGTAGCTTCCTTGGCTGCCCAGCCCAACTCGACGGCCACCGAAGTGCGCCTCTCGACGCTGACGGCCGGTATCTACCTGGTTGAGTACAACGACGGTCAGCAGCGCATCACGTCTAAAGTGGTAAAGCAGTAA
- a CDS encoding cupin domain-containing protein yields the protein MSTATKDIPASFISEQDAVWTDVGPGMRRRIISYDAQMMLVKVTFETGGVGALHHHVHVQQSYIQSGVFEVTLGENKQVLRAGDAFYVPSDVWHGVVCLEAGVLIDAFSPMREDFV from the coding sequence ATGAGCACTGCCACCAAGGATATTCCGGCCAGCTTTATTAGTGAGCAGGACGCCGTCTGGACCGACGTTGGGCCCGGCATGCGCCGCCGCATCATCAGCTACGACGCGCAGATGATGCTGGTGAAGGTAACCTTCGAAACCGGCGGGGTAGGGGCCCTGCACCACCACGTGCACGTGCAGCAGAGCTACATCCAGAGCGGGGTGTTCGAAGTGACCCTGGGCGAGAACAAGCAGGTGCTGCGGGCCGGTGACGCGTTTTACGTGCCCTCCGACGTGTGGCACGGCGTGGTGTGCCTCGAAGCCGGCGTGCTGATTGACGCGTTTTCGCCGATGCGGGAAGATTTTGTGTAG
- the kduD gene encoding 2-dehydro-3-deoxy-D-gluconate 5-dehydrogenase KduD: MPTSSSFSLAGKLALVTGCNRGIGQAMALGLAEAGADIIGVSATLALSGSETEQQVRALGREFHAYQADFSNRGAVDAFIEQVQQDFPRIDILINNAGTIKRAPAAEHSDELWDEVLHINLDAPFRLARAIGGRMLEQGSGKIIFTASLLTFQGGINVPGYAASKGAIGSLVKALANEWAGRGVNVNAIAPGYVATDNTEALRNDPDRSQSILARIPAGRWGTPADFKGPTVFLASQAADYIHGTILTVDGGWMGR, from the coding sequence ATGCCCACCTCTTCCAGCTTTAGCCTCGCCGGTAAACTCGCCCTCGTTACGGGCTGCAACCGCGGCATCGGGCAAGCCATGGCCCTGGGCCTGGCCGAAGCCGGCGCCGATATCATCGGCGTTTCGGCCACGCTGGCTCTGAGCGGCTCCGAGACCGAGCAGCAGGTGCGGGCCCTGGGCCGCGAGTTTCACGCCTACCAGGCCGACTTCAGCAACCGCGGCGCCGTGGATGCCTTTATCGAGCAGGTGCAGCAGGACTTCCCCCGCATCGACATTCTGATCAACAACGCCGGCACCATCAAGCGCGCTCCGGCCGCCGAGCACTCCGATGAGCTCTGGGACGAGGTGCTCCATATTAATCTGGATGCACCCTTCCGCCTGGCCCGTGCCATTGGGGGGCGCATGCTGGAGCAGGGGAGTGGCAAAATCATCTTCACGGCCTCGCTGCTCACGTTTCAGGGCGGCATCAACGTGCCGGGCTACGCGGCCAGCAAGGGCGCCATCGGCAGCCTGGTAAAGGCCCTGGCCAACGAGTGGGCGGGCCGCGGCGTCAACGTCAACGCCATTGCCCCCGGCTACGTTGCTACCGACAACACCGAAGCCCTGCGCAACGACCCGGACCGCAGCCAGAGCATTCTGGCCCGCATCCCGGCCGGCCGCTGGGGCACCCCGGCCGACTTCAAAGGCCCCACCGTCTTCCTGGCCTCCCAAGCCGCCGACTACATCCACGGCACCATCCTCACCGTCGACGGCGGCTGGATGGGCCGATAA
- the kduI gene encoding 5-dehydro-4-deoxy-D-glucuronate isomerase produces MTQRYAVSPRETAGMNTTELREHFLIERLFVADDITLVYTHYDRMIVGGAVPTDKPLVLPCPPNLKADYFLERRELGILNVGGAGQVLVDGTTYELGNQDCLYVGKGAQDVQFLSTSADTPARYYLLSAPAHAQHPTTLKTQADATPVEMGAVETANQRTIYKYIYSEGIQSCQLVMGLTQLKTGSVWNTMPSHTHDRRMEAYLYFNMPAGQRVLHMMGEPNETRPLWVSNEQAILSPPWSIHTGCGSSNYAFIWGMAGENREYTDMDAVALDQLR; encoded by the coding sequence ATGACCCAACGATATGCTGTCAGCCCCCGCGAAACTGCGGGCATGAACACGACCGAACTGCGCGAGCATTTTTTGATCGAACGCCTGTTTGTGGCTGATGATATTACCCTGGTATACACCCATTACGACCGGATGATTGTGGGCGGCGCCGTGCCGACTGACAAGCCGCTCGTGCTGCCCTGCCCGCCCAATTTGAAGGCCGACTACTTCCTAGAGCGTCGGGAACTGGGTATTCTCAACGTGGGCGGGGCCGGCCAGGTCTTGGTCGATGGCACGACCTACGAGCTGGGCAACCAGGATTGCCTCTACGTGGGCAAAGGCGCCCAGGACGTGCAGTTTTTGAGCACTTCGGCCGATACCCCGGCCCGGTACTACCTACTCTCGGCCCCGGCCCACGCCCAGCACCCGACCACGCTCAAAACCCAGGCCGACGCGACGCCGGTGGAAATGGGCGCCGTGGAAACGGCCAATCAGCGCACGATTTACAAGTACATCTACTCCGAAGGCATTCAGAGCTGCCAGCTGGTAATGGGCCTGACCCAGCTCAAAACCGGCTCGGTGTGGAACACGATGCCCTCGCACACCCACGACCGGCGCATGGAGGCGTATCTGTACTTCAATATGCCCGCCGGGCAGCGGGTGCTGCACATGATGGGGGAGCCCAACGAAACCCGCCCGCTGTGGGTGAGCAACGAGCAGGCCATTCTCTCGCCGCCGTGGTCGATTCACACCGGCTGCGGCTCCAGCAACTACGCTTTCATCTGGGGTATGGCCGGCGAAAACCGCGAGTACACCGACATGGACGCCGTGGCCCTGGACCAGCTCCGCTAA
- a CDS encoding MFS transporter — MAPSAGAAAAASSPASARLAIAVFFLVSGFGYATWASRIPTIQQHLSLDEAELGGVLLALPTGLLLTLPVTGYLLQRFSSRQIMLVGAVLYNVALGLLGFAQYTWQLVGLLFCFGCSRNLLNISMNAQSVGVQALYGRSIIATFHGVWSVAGFAAAAVGAGLISLHIAPSYHFVAVGMVLTGLALAFFPRSLDLVPPPSAADQPARPRFALPGKHLLKFGLICFASMACEGTMYDWSGVYFNKAVHAPPNWVAAGFATYMVAMTTGRFLGDWLVNRYGVRPLLRGSGVLMTLGLALAALLPQPLPAALGFALVGLGVSCVVPMVFSMVGRSSHLSSGAAIAGVSTVGYIGFLLVPPVVGFVASAANLRWSFALMALLGIVVVLLVSTLKDSE, encoded by the coding sequence ATGGCGCCGTCCGCCGGAGCTGCGGCAGCGGCCTCAAGCCCAGCTTCGGCCCGCCTGGCCATTGCCGTATTTTTCCTGGTTTCGGGCTTTGGCTACGCCACTTGGGCCTCGCGCATTCCCACCATTCAGCAGCACCTGAGCCTGGATGAAGCCGAACTGGGTGGGGTGCTGCTGGCCCTGCCCACCGGCTTGCTCCTGACCCTGCCCGTGACGGGCTACCTGCTGCAGCGCTTCAGCAGCCGACAGATTATGCTGGTCGGGGCGGTGCTCTACAACGTGGCCCTGGGCCTGCTGGGCTTTGCCCAGTACACCTGGCAGCTGGTCGGGCTGCTGTTTTGCTTTGGCTGCTCCCGCAACCTGCTCAACATTTCCATGAATGCCCAGTCGGTGGGCGTGCAGGCCCTGTACGGCCGCTCCATTATTGCCACATTTCACGGCGTGTGGAGCGTGGCGGGCTTCGCCGCCGCCGCGGTAGGCGCTGGCCTGATTAGCCTCCACATTGCTCCCAGCTACCATTTCGTGGCCGTAGGAATGGTGCTGACGGGCCTGGCCCTGGCTTTCTTTCCGCGCAGCCTCGACCTGGTCCCGCCACCATCCGCGGCCGACCAGCCCGCCCGGCCCCGGTTTGCCCTGCCCGGCAAGCACCTGCTCAAATTCGGCCTGATCTGCTTTGCCTCCATGGCCTGCGAGGGCACCATGTACGACTGGAGCGGGGTGTATTTCAACAAGGCCGTGCACGCGCCCCCAAACTGGGTGGCTGCCGGCTTTGCTACCTACATGGTGGCCATGACCACCGGCCGCTTCCTCGGCGACTGGCTCGTGAACCGCTACGGCGTGCGGCCCCTGCTGCGCGGCAGCGGTGTGCTCATGACCCTAGGCCTGGCCTTGGCGGCCCTGCTACCGCAGCCGCTGCCGGCCGCACTGGGCTTTGCGCTGGTGGGTCTGGGCGTCTCGTGCGTGGTGCCAATGGTGTTCAGCATGGTGGGCCGCTCCAGCCACTTAAGCTCGGGCGCGGCCATTGCGGGCGTGTCCACGGTGGGCTATATCGGCTTTCTGCTGGTGCCGCCGGTGGTGGGTTTTGTTGCTTCGGCGGCCAATCTGCGCTGGTCGTTTGCCCTGATGGCCCTGCTGGGAATCGTGGTCGTGCTGTTGGTATCGACCCTAAAAGACAGCGAGTAA
- a CDS encoding LacI family DNA-binding transcriptional regulator yields MDNVTIKDIAKALNLSTSTVSRALRGSYEINAETKRLVMEYAERLNYRPNPIALSLKENRSRAIGVIVPQIANYFFSQAINGIEAIAYNRGYHVIIFQTHESYEREVVNMQQAVSRRVDGLLISLSSETSDVTHLRELQDQGMPVVLFDRVSSELNATQVVADNFKGAFEATEHLIWSGRRRIAHLTIPPFLSITQERLAGYRAALEKHGIPYDENLIRYGTFGPDEVGPMVDELLALDPRPDAFFTASDRLAAGCLGALQKRNLRIPEDVALIGFTNMTVAELLSPAMSTVVQPAQEIGQVAVERLIELIERKQKAAPPSVIKIPTTLIARESTRTVVS; encoded by the coding sequence TTGGATAACGTTACCATAAAGGATATTGCCAAGGCCCTGAACCTGTCCACCTCCACGGTGTCGCGGGCCCTGCGCGGGAGCTATGAGATTAACGCTGAGACCAAACGGCTGGTCATGGAATACGCCGAGCGGCTCAACTACCGGCCCAACCCGATTGCGCTTAGCCTGAAGGAAAACCGCAGCCGCGCCATCGGCGTCATCGTTCCGCAGATTGCCAACTACTTCTTTTCCCAAGCCATCAACGGCATCGAGGCCATTGCCTACAACCGCGGCTACCACGTCATTATTTTCCAGACCCACGAGTCGTACGAGCGGGAAGTGGTGAACATGCAGCAGGCCGTGTCACGAAGGGTAGACGGGCTGCTAATTTCACTTTCCAGCGAAACTTCCGACGTGACCCACCTGCGGGAGCTCCAGGATCAGGGCATGCCGGTGGTCCTTTTCGACCGGGTTTCCTCCGAGCTCAACGCTACCCAGGTGGTGGCCGACAACTTTAAGGGCGCTTTTGAGGCCACTGAGCACCTGATTTGGTCGGGCCGGCGGCGCATTGCCCACCTGACCATTCCGCCGTTTTTGTCCATCACCCAGGAGCGCCTGGCCGGCTACCGCGCCGCTTTGGAAAAGCACGGCATTCCGTACGACGAAAACCTGATTCGCTACGGCACCTTCGGCCCCGATGAAGTAGGCCCGATGGTGGACGAGCTGCTGGCCCTGGACCCCAGGCCCGACGCCTTCTTCACCGCCAGCGACCGACTGGCCGCCGGCTGCCTGGGCGCGTTGCAGAAGCGCAACCTGCGCATTCCCGAGGACGTGGCCCTGATTGGCTTTACCAACATGACCGTGGCCGAACTGCTCTCGCCCGCCATGAGCACGGTGGTGCAGCCGGCCCAGGAAATCGGGCAGGTGGCCGTCGAGCGCCTCATCGAGCTCATTGAGCGCAAGCAGAAAGCCGCCCCGCCGAGCGTGATTAAAATCCCGACGACGCTCATTGCCCGCGAATCGACCCGCACGGTGGTAAGCTAG
- the pelA gene encoding pectate lyase — protein sequence MALDGSGDFPTIQAAVNSLPASATQQRVIRIKKGTYKEKVFIDGKDHITLQGESEKGVILTFSQANAIFRCDPATANDWTIATLSLRNSPDVTLEKLTVMNTYGAEATGPVTIDCPSDPTGKKVIKKSDHQMALYTGKGTTRLTVKNCTFRTLGNDTVSPWDAEAGVYYFKDCTMEGSVDFYCPRGWAYAENCRFICHNMNAAIWHDGSGSKDAKTVLKNCTFEGDDNFKLGRYHTESQFYLIDCQFPRNMADADIYAAQSGKGAPQWGRRVYYAGCHRQGGDYAWHRDNLNTAENAPKAKQINAAWTFGERWKQFGTASVSASHNLKMGGLMAEVIDTTAEKMLVYQRSIGGWPKAVKEKKVDYKLPLTAAVKAATLADAGRPDATIDNNATTREIEYLAKAYKATGNAAYRAGAEKGIRYLLKMQHKNGGFPQFYPDSSSYRAQITYNDNAMVRVLNLLKAVAEKQADYAALDPSLVPAAKLAVDKGVSCILKTQYVQRGKLTAWCAQHDRKTLLPCKARAFELASLSGMESVGIVEFLLTLDNPSPEVRKSIAAAIVWFQEVKLEGFAAKDITDATQPSGRDRVIVPEAGSVIWARFYDLETNKPIYVGRDGVKRAALSEIENERRAGYVYASTWPQKLLTKDYPKWQQKWEKKEGSKI from the coding sequence GTGGCTTTGGATGGCTCGGGCGACTTCCCGACCATTCAGGCCGCCGTCAACAGCCTGCCCGCCAGCGCCACTCAGCAACGGGTGATTCGCATCAAAAAAGGTACGTATAAAGAAAAGGTCTTTATCGACGGTAAGGACCACATTACCCTGCAGGGCGAATCGGAAAAGGGCGTTATTTTGACCTTTTCCCAGGCCAACGCCATCTTCCGCTGCGACCCGGCCACCGCTAACGACTGGACCATTGCCACGCTCAGCCTGCGCAACAGTCCGGACGTCACGCTCGAAAAGCTGACGGTGATGAATACCTACGGGGCCGAAGCTACCGGCCCGGTTACCATCGACTGCCCCTCGGACCCCACGGGCAAGAAGGTTATCAAGAAGTCGGACCACCAGATGGCACTCTACACCGGCAAGGGCACAACCCGGCTGACGGTGAAAAACTGCACCTTCCGCACCCTCGGCAACGACACGGTGAGCCCCTGGGACGCCGAGGCCGGCGTGTACTACTTCAAGGACTGCACGATGGAAGGCAGCGTGGATTTTTACTGTCCGCGCGGCTGGGCCTACGCCGAGAATTGCCGCTTTATCTGCCACAATATGAATGCCGCCATCTGGCACGACGGCTCGGGCAGCAAAGACGCCAAAACGGTGCTCAAGAACTGCACCTTCGAGGGCGACGACAACTTCAAGCTGGGCCGCTACCACACCGAGTCGCAGTTCTACCTCATCGACTGCCAGTTCCCCAGGAACATGGCCGACGCGGATATCTACGCCGCGCAGTCGGGCAAGGGCGCGCCGCAGTGGGGCCGCCGGGTGTACTACGCCGGCTGCCACCGCCAGGGCGGCGACTACGCCTGGCACCGCGACAACCTGAATACGGCCGAAAACGCGCCCAAAGCCAAGCAGATCAACGCTGCCTGGACGTTTGGCGAGCGGTGGAAGCAGTTTGGTACGGCCTCGGTTTCGGCTTCGCACAACCTGAAAATGGGTGGGCTGATGGCCGAAGTCATTGACACCACGGCCGAGAAAATGCTGGTTTACCAGCGCAGCATCGGCGGCTGGCCCAAGGCGGTAAAGGAGAAAAAGGTGGACTACAAGCTGCCGCTGACGGCCGCCGTGAAGGCCGCTACCCTGGCCGACGCGGGCCGCCCGGACGCCACCATCGACAACAACGCCACGACCCGGGAAATCGAGTATTTGGCCAAAGCCTACAAAGCTACCGGCAACGCGGCCTACCGCGCCGGGGCCGAAAAAGGCATCCGCTACTTGCTGAAAATGCAGCACAAAAACGGCGGCTTCCCCCAGTTTTACCCCGACAGCAGCAGCTACCGGGCCCAGATTACCTACAACGACAACGCCATGGTACGGGTCCTGAACCTGCTCAAGGCCGTGGCCGAAAAGCAGGCCGACTACGCCGCGCTGGACCCGAGCCTAGTGCCGGCCGCCAAGCTGGCCGTGGACAAAGGCGTGAGTTGCATTCTGAAAACCCAGTACGTGCAGCGCGGCAAGCTTACGGCCTGGTGCGCCCAGCACGACCGCAAAACCCTGCTGCCCTGCAAGGCCCGGGCCTTCGAGCTGGCCTCGCTCAGCGGTATGGAAAGCGTGGGCATCGTCGAGTTCTTGCTGACGCTGGACAACCCCTCGCCGGAAGTGAGAAAGTCGATTGCGGCGGCTATTGTCTGGTTTCAGGAAGTGAAGCTCGAAGGCTTTGCCGCCAAGGATATCACCGACGCCACCCAGCCCTCGGGGCGCGACCGGGTGATTGTGCCCGAAGCCGGCAGCGTCATCTGGGCCCGGTTCTACGACCTGGAAACCAACAAGCCGATTTACGTGGGCCGCGACGGAGTGAAACGCGCTGCTTTAAGTGAGATTGAGAATGAGCGCCGGGCGGGCTACGTGTACGCCAGCACCTGGCCGCAAAAATTGCTGACCAAGGACTATCCGAAGTGGCAGCAGAAGTGGGA